Proteins from a single region of Streptomyces sp. HUAS 15-9:
- a CDS encoding CarD family transcriptional regulator, translated as MTKPAAPKRHLPTSPFKAPVTPVPKHFAVGDQVTHDMYGLGRVVGIEDGIAALVDFGSAQMRILSPYAKMTKL; from the coding sequence ATGACAAAGCCCGCTGCACCGAAGCGTCACTTGCCTACCAGCCCCTTCAAGGCCCCTGTCACACCGGTTCCCAAGCACTTCGCCGTGGGGGACCAGGTCACTCACGACATGTACGGCCTCGGCCGGGTAGTCGGTATCGAGGACGGAATCGCGGCGCTCGTGGATTTCGGCTCGGCGCAAATGCGGATCTTGAGCCCGTACGCCAAGATGACCAAGCTGTAG
- a CDS encoding DUF3592 domain-containing protein, with product MITELMGFTFDGPPDDAWLTEVRYRSPMVWVLVTAGVLMASLVTMARELRQNVTLRQIRPTALELSGEVIDNSATSSGKPGAYFLTPVVRYYIDGKRYEAEIVNATFGRPADVGSSMTVLVSPESPYSPMDPYGGLGATLRGAISTGVLSTLLLVWQLVLM from the coding sequence GTGATCACTGAATTGATGGGATTCACCTTCGACGGCCCACCCGACGACGCGTGGCTTACCGAGGTGCGCTATAGAAGCCCCATGGTGTGGGTGCTGGTGACAGCAGGAGTGCTCATGGCGTCGCTCGTCACCATGGCGCGCGAGCTGCGACAGAACGTGACGCTCCGACAGATTCGCCCTACGGCACTGGAGTTGTCGGGCGAGGTGATCGACAACAGTGCTACCTCGAGCGGGAAGCCGGGCGCGTACTTCCTCACGCCGGTCGTGCGCTACTACATCGACGGAAAACGCTACGAGGCCGAGATCGTCAACGCGACCTTCGGCCGCCCCGCCGACGTCGGCTCCTCGATGACCGTCCTCGTCTCCCCGGAGAGCCCCTACAGCCCGATGGACCCCTACGGCGGCCTGGGCGCCACGCTCCGCGGCGCCATCAGCACAGGCGTGCTGAGCACACTGCTCCTCGTCTGGCAGCTCGTCCTGATGTAA
- a CDS encoding flotillin family protein, with translation MFGYRVPAPDEAMLISGGRRGLGGAPFRVVTGHGKFVLPVFRKVRFLTLSMCESEVTETCVTRQGIALHVRAVIAFKVGNDHESIINAGQRFLSDQEQMSVLTGRIFAGHLRAIIGSMTVEEIVTERQKLAAEVLDTSKTEMAKIGLIVDSLQIQSIDDGDTGYIDAMSAPHKAAIQRQAQIAQAQATQAAVEAEQAAARKQAEYARQTAIVKAEYSAEVDRAQAQAGQAGPLAQAHAQQEVLAAQTELAQRQAKLRQQQLVAEVVKPAEAEAERVRILAAAEAQRMKIQAEAAASYDRVALDRMLIDQLPQIVKEAAGGLAGANVNVLNGADGLGEIAAGLVSQGLTILDSVRHNLNGQDSDGRRSEEEESDSSGLLQLPTSKGRKSNDGPVDVD, from the coding sequence ATGTTCGGATACCGCGTACCCGCTCCCGACGAGGCGATGTTGATCTCGGGGGGCAGGCGGGGACTGGGGGGCGCGCCGTTCCGAGTGGTCACGGGGCACGGGAAGTTCGTGCTGCCGGTCTTCCGGAAGGTCCGGTTCCTCACTCTGTCCATGTGTGAGTCCGAGGTCACCGAGACCTGTGTGACCAGACAGGGCATCGCGTTGCACGTCCGCGCGGTCATCGCCTTCAAGGTCGGCAACGACCACGAGAGCATCATCAACGCAGGCCAGCGTTTCCTCTCCGACCAGGAGCAGATGTCGGTGCTCACCGGCCGGATCTTCGCCGGTCACCTGCGGGCCATCATCGGTTCGATGACGGTCGAGGAGATCGTCACCGAGCGGCAGAAACTCGCCGCGGAGGTGCTGGACACGTCGAAGACGGAGATGGCGAAGATCGGCCTGATCGTCGACTCGCTTCAGATCCAGTCGATCGACGACGGTGACACCGGCTACATCGATGCGATGTCCGCGCCGCACAAGGCGGCCATCCAGCGGCAGGCGCAGATCGCCCAGGCGCAGGCCACCCAGGCCGCGGTCGAGGCGGAACAGGCGGCGGCCCGCAAGCAGGCCGAGTACGCCCGGCAGACCGCCATCGTCAAGGCCGAGTACTCGGCGGAGGTGGACCGCGCCCAGGCGCAGGCCGGGCAGGCCGGACCGCTGGCGCAGGCACACGCCCAGCAGGAGGTGCTGGCCGCCCAGACGGAGCTGGCCCAGCGCCAGGCCAAGCTGCGCCAGCAGCAACTGGTCGCCGAGGTCGTGAAGCCCGCGGAGGCCGAGGCCGAGCGGGTCAGGATCCTCGCGGCCGCCGAGGCACAGCGGATGAAGATCCAGGCGGAGGCGGCCGCCTCGTACGACCGTGTCGCGCTCGACCGGATGCTGATCGACCAGCTCCCGCAGATCGTCAAGGAGGCCGCCGGCGGACTCGCGGGCGCCAACGTCAACGTCCTGAACGGCGCGGACGGCCTCGGCGAGATCGCCGCCGGCCTGGTGTCCCAGGGGCTGACGATCCTCGACTCGGTCCGGCACAACCTGAACGGCCAGGACTCCGACGGACGACGGTCCGAGGAGGAGGAGAGCGACAGCAGCGGCCTGCTCCAACTGCCCACCAGCAAGGGAAGGAAGTCGAACGACGGTCCGGTGGACGTCGACTAG
- a CDS encoding arsenate reductase/protein-tyrosine-phosphatase family protein: MTGVLFVCTGNVHRSVLAERLLAAKLPRGSALRPQSAGTEAWPRPGMEGSTRAVLEKLGGDGSGFEARPLTARLVAEAGLVLGLAGEHREAAVRLAPAAMRRCFTLKEFVRLAAAVDVVDVVDVVDDADADVDVDAVVAAAAGRRGTAAPVPPAEDDIADPWGRPHPVLHECAREIDGAVSTLARLLGGGARA; this comes from the coding sequence ATGACCGGGGTCCTGTTCGTCTGCACGGGCAACGTCCACCGCTCGGTGCTCGCCGAGCGGCTGCTGGCCGCGAAGCTTCCGCGCGGCTCGGCCCTGCGGCCGCAGAGCGCCGGCACGGAGGCATGGCCCCGGCCCGGCATGGAGGGCTCCACCAGGGCGGTGCTGGAGAAGCTGGGCGGCGACGGCTCCGGCTTCGAGGCCCGCCCGCTCACCGCGCGGCTCGTCGCGGAAGCGGGGCTGGTCCTCGGACTCGCGGGCGAACACCGGGAGGCGGCCGTACGGCTCGCTCCGGCGGCGATGCGGCGCTGCTTCACGTTGAAGGAGTTCGTGCGGCTTGCGGCTGCCGTGGACGTCGTAGACGTCGTAGACGTCGTGGACGATGCTGATGCCGATGTGGATGTCGATGCCGTGGTGGCGGCCGCGGCGGGCCGCCGGGGTACCGCCGCCCCGGTCCCGCCGGCCGAGGACGACATCGCGGACCCGTGGGGAAGACCCCACCCCGTGCTGCACGAGTGCGCCCGCGAGATCGACGGTGCGGTGAGCACCCTCGCGCGGCTGCTGGGCGGCGGGGCGAGGGCCTGA
- a CDS encoding polysaccharide biosynthesis tyrosine autokinase — protein sequence MDLHGFLKAIARRWPTFLLCLVLAIGAALAVTGLSTPAYEARTQLFVATPSSEDTAQLNQGQNFSQARVQSYASIVTTRQVTVPVVKKLRLRTTPEELASRITAVAPLNTVLIDITVRDTVPKRAARIANAVAERFSVVVEELETPKRVVQPAKGAAHASPVSPVSLGVTQEAVTPTHPVSPRPLLNLAVGVLGGLVLGAGLVALRETLDTTLKTSEALGEFIALPGLGTIPYDRNAPKQPLVSTDGRSNRAEAFRKLRTNLQFSQVDDPPRIIVVTSSLPGEGKTNTAVNLALSLAEAGVSTCLVDADLRRPCVARTFGLVRDAGLTTVLIGQARAEDVMQQVGGRLSVLASGAVPPNPTELLASTRMREVLRELADTYDAVIVDTAPLLPVADTAGLASLAEGALLVVRAAKTSRDQVRSAAESLDRLGVRVLGTVFNMAPVPRGDRYGAYGPYGELPAPRVSAPQEETAVPAATRLAGEG from the coding sequence TTGGATCTCCACGGATTCCTTAAAGCTATTGCCAGACGCTGGCCGACCTTCCTGCTCTGTCTGGTTCTCGCGATCGGCGCGGCACTCGCCGTGACGGGCCTGAGTACCCCCGCCTACGAGGCGCGCACCCAGCTCTTCGTCGCCACCCCCAGCAGTGAGGACACCGCCCAGCTGAACCAGGGGCAGAACTTCTCGCAGGCGCGCGTGCAGTCGTACGCCTCGATCGTGACGACACGTCAGGTGACCGTTCCCGTGGTGAAGAAGCTGAGGCTGCGCACCACACCGGAGGAACTGGCGTCCCGGATCACCGCCGTCGCCCCGCTCAACACCGTGCTCATCGACATCACCGTCCGGGACACCGTGCCCAAGCGGGCGGCACGCATCGCCAACGCCGTCGCGGAGCGGTTCAGCGTGGTCGTCGAGGAGTTGGAGACGCCCAAGCGCGTCGTCCAGCCGGCGAAGGGAGCTGCGCATGCCTCGCCCGTCTCACCCGTCTCCCTGGGCGTCACCCAGGAGGCCGTCACCCCCACCCATCCGGTCTCGCCCCGCCCGCTGCTGAACCTGGCCGTGGGCGTGCTCGGCGGGCTGGTGCTCGGTGCCGGACTCGTCGCCCTGCGCGAGACCCTCGACACCACGCTCAAGACGAGCGAGGCGCTGGGCGAGTTCATCGCGCTGCCGGGTCTCGGCACCATCCCGTACGACAGGAACGCCCCCAAGCAGCCGCTCGTCAGCACCGACGGGCGCTCCAACCGCGCCGAGGCCTTCCGCAAGCTGCGTACCAACCTGCAGTTCTCCCAGGTCGACGACCCGCCGCGGATCATCGTGGTGACGAGTTCGCTGCCCGGCGAGGGCAAGACCAACACCGCGGTGAACCTCGCGCTCTCGCTCGCCGAGGCGGGCGTCTCCACCTGCCTGGTCGATGCCGACCTGCGCCGCCCGTGCGTGGCCAGGACCTTCGGCCTCGTCCGGGACGCCGGTCTGACCACGGTGCTGATCGGGCAGGCCCGCGCCGAGGACGTGATGCAGCAGGTGGGCGGCCGGCTCTCGGTGCTCGCCAGCGGCGCCGTACCGCCGAACCCCACGGAACTGCTCGCCTCGACGCGCATGAGGGAGGTGCTGCGCGAGCTGGCGGACACCTACGACGCCGTGATCGTCGACACCGCGCCGCTGCTGCCCGTCGCCGACACCGCCGGCCTCGCCTCGCTCGCCGAGGGCGCGCTGCTCGTCGTACGCGCCGCGAAGACCAGCCGGGACCAGGTCCGTTCCGCCGCGGAATCGCTGGACCGCCTGGGCGTCCGCGTCCTCGGCACCGTCTTCAACATGGCTCCGGTCCCCAGGGGCGACCGCTACGGCGCCTACGGGCCGTACGGCGAGCTGCCCGCACCCCGTGTGTCGGCTCCCCAGGAGGAGACCGCGGTACCCGCGGCGACGCGACTCGCGGGCGAAGGATGA
- a CDS encoding DUF4012 domain-containing protein: MPGAENSSADSADSADSSADSCAAPSADSSGETSPGRRRLVRTVLLAAALLPLAGAVWIGVTGLFARRELLAAQQDLEALRHSMAAGSASGTVPARAAEQAVRSAADHAARAHRLTTGPAWYSVAELPFFGGPVRTVRGAAYAVDRLAGDVLPSLTGILPPSTRDGNGGGMSEALAELRQHGRDITRAADVVAEVRTDVHGLPRSTWLPAADRARAGLQQQLDHLTPVMTDASVAARVLPPMLGTQGQRRYFLAFQNLAESRGTGGLPGAFAVLRADEGRLSFERFGNNTEMEKVKPDIDLGAEFDTRYAGSDPAHTWPNSNMSPHFPYAARIWAAAWRKHTGERVDGAIAVDPVTLSRLLQVTGPARMADGTELTPGNVVDLTERTSYAKYDDVARRKAFFVDAARAAATRLMGALDDTHRMPALLVALNDAQRDGRLKVWSAHPQEQRLLESRPYSGALPSAPGPFAGMVVNNAAGGKLDYYLDRGLTWEAGACSDGGRAVTVRMTLTNRAPASGLPDYVTIRADHPPYRTRPGDNRLRVSYYAGVDATLTDATLDGHQALLAPALERGHSVFTKDLELPAGSSHTLVLHLREPHADGLPTLLRQSLVLPQRTTIKPGGACRV, from the coding sequence ATGCCCGGGGCGGAAAACTCCTCCGCGGACTCCGCGGACTCCGCGGACTCCTCCGCAGACTCCTGCGCAGCCCCTTCCGCAGACTCCTCCGGCGAAACCTCACCAGGGCGCCGCCGCCTGGTCAGGACCGTATTGCTGGCCGCCGCGCTGCTCCCGCTGGCCGGTGCCGTCTGGATCGGTGTCACCGGGCTGTTCGCCCGCCGGGAGCTGCTCGCGGCCCAGCAGGACCTCGAAGCGCTGCGGCACTCGATGGCGGCCGGCTCCGCCTCCGGCACCGTGCCCGCACGGGCAGCGGAACAGGCCGTGCGCTCGGCCGCCGACCACGCAGCCCGGGCGCACCGTCTCACCACCGGACCTGCCTGGTACTCCGTTGCCGAACTGCCCTTCTTCGGGGGACCCGTGAGAACCGTGCGCGGCGCCGCCTACGCCGTGGACCGGCTGGCCGGCGATGTGCTTCCCTCGCTGACCGGCATCCTGCCGCCCTCCACCCGGGACGGAAACGGCGGCGGCATGTCCGAGGCCCTCGCGGAGCTGCGACAGCACGGGCGGGACATCACCCGGGCCGCGGACGTCGTGGCCGAGGTGCGGACCGATGTGCACGGTCTGCCCCGGTCCACCTGGCTGCCGGCGGCCGACCGCGCCCGTGCCGGACTGCAGCAGCAACTGGACCACCTCACCCCGGTGATGACCGACGCCTCCGTGGCCGCTCGCGTCCTGCCGCCCATGCTCGGCACGCAAGGACAGCGGCGCTACTTCCTCGCGTTCCAGAACCTCGCCGAGTCACGCGGCACCGGGGGCCTGCCGGGCGCCTTCGCCGTACTGCGGGCCGACGAGGGCCGGCTGTCCTTCGAGCGGTTCGGCAACAACACGGAGATGGAAAAGGTAAAGCCGGACATCGACCTCGGAGCGGAGTTCGACACCCGCTACGCGGGCAGCGACCCGGCCCATACATGGCCCAACTCCAACATGAGCCCGCACTTCCCCTACGCGGCCCGCATCTGGGCGGCGGCCTGGCGCAAGCACACCGGCGAGCGCGTGGACGGGGCCATCGCCGTCGATCCGGTCACGCTGAGCCGCCTCCTGCAGGTCACCGGCCCGGCCCGGATGGCCGACGGCACCGAGCTCACCCCCGGCAACGTCGTGGACCTGACCGAGCGGACCAGCTACGCGAAGTACGACGACGTCGCCCGGCGCAAGGCGTTCTTCGTCGACGCCGCCCGTGCCGCCGCCACCCGGCTGATGGGGGCGCTCGACGACACGCACCGGATGCCCGCACTGCTCGTCGCCTTGAACGACGCCCAGCGGGACGGACGGCTGAAGGTCTGGAGCGCCCACCCGCAGGAGCAGCGCCTCCTGGAGTCCCGCCCCTACTCGGGCGCGCTCCCCAGCGCCCCCGGCCCCTTCGCGGGAATGGTGGTGAACAACGCGGCCGGCGGCAAGCTGGACTACTACCTCGACCGCGGCCTGACCTGGGAAGCGGGCGCCTGCTCCGACGGCGGGCGGGCGGTCACCGTACGCATGACCCTGACCAACCGGGCACCGGCCTCCGGCCTGCCCGACTACGTCACCATCAGGGCGGACCACCCTCCCTACCGCACCCGGCCGGGGGACAACCGCCTGAGGGTGTCGTACTACGCCGGGGTCGACGCCACTCTCACCGACGCCACCCTGGACGGCCACCAGGCACTGCTCGCGCCGGCCCTCGAACGCGGCCACTCCGTGTTCACGAAGGACCTGGAGCTGCCCGCGGGCTCCAGCCACACCCTGGTGCTGCATCTGCGGGAGCCGCACGCGGACGGCCTGCCGACGCTGTTGCGGCAGTCTCTCGTACTGCCGCAGCGGACCACGATCAAGCCGGGCGGCGCCTGCCGTGTCTGA
- a CDS encoding glutaminyl-peptide cyclotransferase — MSERVRRTAGAVLAAALLLAARPPAHRVEHLRVEQLRVKVLKTLPHDPQAFTQGLELADGTLYEGTGLSGGSSVRAGPPGKEPTVRVALPAPLFGEGITVLGRTLWQLTWRDRIAIERDAKTLAELRRVPYPDDGWGVCLQRDRNRLVTSDGSARLTFRDPGTLARTGEVTVTEDGRPVTELNELECVGGAVYANVLFTDRIVRIDPATGAVTARIDASGLLHDDELVPGSTLNGIAAIPGTDQFLITGKFWPKMFKVALVPA, encoded by the coding sequence GTGTCTGAGCGTGTGCGCCGCACGGCGGGGGCCGTACTCGCGGCCGCACTGCTGCTCGCGGCACGCCCGCCGGCGCACCGGGTCGAGCACCTGCGGGTCGAGCAGCTGCGGGTCAAGGTGCTCAAGACCCTTCCGCACGACCCGCAGGCGTTCACCCAGGGACTCGAGCTGGCCGACGGCACGCTCTACGAAGGCACCGGCCTGTCCGGCGGGTCCTCGGTGCGGGCGGGGCCGCCGGGCAAGGAGCCCACGGTCCGCGTGGCGCTCCCCGCGCCCTTGTTCGGTGAGGGCATCACCGTGCTCGGCCGGACCCTGTGGCAGCTGACCTGGCGCGACCGCATCGCCATCGAGCGCGACGCGAAGACGCTCGCGGAGCTGCGCCGCGTCCCGTACCCGGACGACGGCTGGGGCGTGTGCCTCCAGCGGGACCGGAACCGGCTGGTGACCAGCGACGGCTCGGCACGGCTGACGTTCCGCGACCCCGGCACGCTCGCGAGGACGGGCGAGGTCACCGTGACCGAGGACGGCCGGCCGGTGACGGAGCTGAACGAGCTGGAGTGCGTGGGCGGAGCGGTGTACGCCAATGTGCTCTTCACCGACCGCATCGTGCGCATCGATCCCGCCACGGGAGCGGTGACGGCACGCATCGACGCCTCCGGACTGCTGCACGACGACGAACTCGTCCCGGGGTCCACGCTCAACGGCATCGCGGCGATCCCCGGCACGGATCAGTTCCTGATCACCGGGAAGTTCTGGCCCAAAATGTTCAAGGTGGCGTTGGTTCCTGCCTGA
- a CDS encoding sugar transferase has translation MPHVPGARPAQTQVIRDLPPPRRRPGKAAWYAPTAVVGDAAGAGLPVYLAFALVDGASALAYATVAAAAWLLVRVVRNRYAERSLGEGSSTELALQDWLVLVGLLAVVRAATGEESPFLVALTALVPCAPTSAVVHRLIHRHLLARRRAGLAVRRALVIGEAHAVDGLVSHLARRTDHELVVVGVCPVGDEDPHALAPVATRLGNQAPQHASADTAPVLEAARRLDVDVVVVVPGSHLSGMRLRRLSWALHGEERPLVVVPGLTEVAGRRVDVHSVAGLTMLNVAPPLRRGPAMLFKAVTDRLGAALLIVLLAPVFAAVALAVRLDSPGPVVHRQTRIGRNGKPFTMAKFRTMVADAERLRHQLAGGNEQDGRMFKIRRDPRITRTGRVLRRCSLDELPQLFNVVQGRMSLVGPRPPLPDEVAGYDEVELRRLAVKPGLTGLWQVSGRSDLSWDETVALDLRYVDNWSPAGDLAVLARTVRVVVAGTGAY, from the coding sequence ATGCCCCACGTGCCCGGGGCAAGACCCGCGCAGACACAGGTCATCCGGGACCTGCCGCCGCCCCGGCGGCGCCCCGGCAAGGCCGCCTGGTACGCGCCCACCGCCGTCGTCGGCGACGCGGCCGGTGCGGGCCTGCCGGTATACCTGGCCTTCGCGCTGGTCGACGGGGCCAGTGCCCTGGCATACGCGACGGTGGCGGCCGCGGCCTGGCTGCTCGTGCGCGTCGTACGGAACCGCTACGCCGAACGCAGTCTCGGCGAGGGCAGCAGCACCGAGCTCGCGCTGCAGGACTGGTTGGTCCTGGTCGGCCTGCTCGCGGTGGTGCGGGCCGCGACGGGCGAGGAGTCCCCGTTCCTCGTCGCGCTCACCGCCCTGGTGCCCTGCGCGCCGACGAGCGCCGTCGTACACCGGCTGATCCACCGTCATCTTCTCGCCCGGCGCCGCGCCGGCCTGGCCGTCCGCCGGGCCCTGGTGATCGGGGAGGCGCACGCCGTCGACGGTCTGGTGAGCCACCTCGCGCGGCGGACCGACCACGAACTCGTCGTCGTCGGGGTGTGCCCGGTCGGCGACGAGGACCCGCACGCACTGGCCCCGGTCGCCACCCGCCTCGGCAACCAGGCGCCGCAGCACGCGTCGGCCGACACCGCCCCGGTGCTGGAGGCGGCCCGGCGGCTCGATGTGGACGTGGTCGTCGTCGTACCGGGATCGCATCTGTCCGGCATGCGCCTGCGGCGGCTGTCGTGGGCCCTGCACGGCGAGGAGCGCCCGCTCGTGGTCGTACCCGGCCTGACCGAGGTCGCCGGGCGCCGGGTGGACGTCCACTCAGTGGCCGGGCTGACCATGCTGAACGTTGCCCCGCCGCTGCGGCGCGGGCCGGCGATGCTGTTCAAGGCGGTGACGGACCGGCTCGGCGCGGCACTGCTGATCGTGCTGCTCGCCCCGGTGTTCGCGGCGGTGGCCCTCGCCGTACGACTGGACTCCCCCGGCCCGGTCGTGCACCGGCAGACGCGCATCGGGCGGAACGGTAAGCCGTTCACCATGGCCAAGTTCCGCACCATGGTCGCCGACGCGGAGCGGCTGCGGCACCAGCTGGCCGGGGGCAACGAGCAGGACGGCCGGATGTTCAAGATCCGCCGCGACCCGCGGATCACCCGCACCGGCCGGGTACTGCGCCGCTGCTCCCTGGACGAACTGCCGCAGCTGTTCAACGTGGTGCAGGGCCGCATGTCCCTGGTCGGTCCACGGCCGCCGTTGCCCGACGAGGTCGCCGGGTACGACGAGGTGGAGCTGCGCAGGCTGGCCGTCAAGCCGGGGCTCACCGGCCTGTGGCAGGTCAGCGGCCGCTCCGACCTGTCCTGGGACGAGACGGTCGCCCTGGACCTCCGGTACGTGGACAACTGGTCCCCGGCCGGAGACCTCGCGGTGCTCGCTCGCACGGTGCGCGTCGTCGTGGCCGGCACCGGGGCCTACTGA
- a CDS encoding DUF6233 domain-containing protein, which yields MIHTDDCTMIEGTPHPIGDHEARVALMDPNIEPCAFCRPDTELGVLD from the coding sequence GTGATCCACACGGACGACTGCACGATGATCGAGGGCACCCCACACCCGATCGGGGACCACGAGGCCCGCGTCGCGCTCATGGACCCGAACATCGAGCCGTGCGCGTTCTGCCGCCCGGACACCGAGCTTGGAGTCCTGGACTAG
- a CDS encoding PadR family transcriptional regulator, protein MAEQPLREPTLLLLTALADAPRHGYALMQEVEKISRGRVRMRAGTLYGALDRLLKQGLVRVESEEIVDSRMRRTYALTDAGSVLLAAEAERLRATADEAVRRLGVAHDGVQNQTRA, encoded by the coding sequence ATGGCAGAGCAACCGTTGCGGGAGCCCACGCTCCTGCTCCTGACCGCGCTGGCGGACGCCCCCCGCCACGGCTACGCCCTGATGCAGGAGGTCGAGAAGATCTCCCGGGGCCGGGTCCGCATGCGGGCCGGCACCCTGTACGGCGCCCTGGACCGCCTGCTGAAGCAGGGGCTCGTCCGCGTCGAGAGCGAGGAGATCGTCGACAGCCGGATGCGCCGCACCTACGCCCTCACCGACGCCGGCTCCGTCCTGCTGGCCGCCGAGGCCGAGCGCCTGCGCGCCACCGCCGACGAAGCGGTACGGCGCCTGGGCGTAGCTCATGATGGCGTGCAAAATCAAACACGTGCTTGA